A stretch of the Takifugu flavidus isolate HTHZ2018 chromosome 1, ASM371156v2, whole genome shotgun sequence genome encodes the following:
- the cobll1b gene encoding cordon-bleu protein-like 1b isoform X3, whose protein sequence is MDVKENPIDQDLSLAVVLPDGEERMTTVHGSKPLMDLLVTLCAKYHLNPSSYTLELVTTNSKNTKLKPNVLIGTLDVEKILLKPKGEDKNKKTGPQMPEATVRMVINYKRAQKTILRVSPRVPLADHLPAICEKCEFDVESTVLLRDVQSLSPLDLSCSLNDYAIREVYARDTKRQSASPVSPVSCHAVFPSKDKTQKEEENKGLFSKFRKSRKKSEQETAVSAPASPVLVSKPRPLSMALPSSNACLLGSTTVLGDVPKKRRAPPPPVVVSQGCSDISPRRRINSEPNTRLELDQVAGLSRGSSAESSLKRAKRKAPLPPTTSSPSDQETIPMKENSQGGAAANPLEEIMEQEETNVPLTAAAASDTQEEASSFSKSAEVSPPSPSPDADLPSTVAMESNGEDQCEDLPSGDKHLQNTEDESASPDEVRTEDAGASETTDTNNAPCQLENGIQEAECEEPEGVIDDCSAATCSLPPPLVQGAEAQYSLETRPDIPCEQIDETPVMPGTPCPSGEDAQEQTGVTTLSLPPQENVEEAPSLANIPAFESAEKKDIATSTGELERPDLKGVSSHTSGISSCQDPSQSPTDAVMSPSIYATNSEPKPKPSNELTRDYIPKVGMTTYTIVPQKSLEKLRYFEVALTLERPSATVEKGIDISSLSLEDSTAPRGQPDVSIEQSKLQSTSCRGDFLNSTTATPHDTVNASPPGPIHSSSSAVDGVHPGSPTEVKQVKIPPATKPKPASFRLTQHKKTPGYYVTSAVVKSLNASSGSGLRGAPERAQLPSPPRPPLLPGTSLDETSGAHIAELSPKQDKMARISRQSSLPAKPLNAGLSLEKLRSFAAPRPFCPATPSRFAQAVSSAVKRSQSLSHSPKSPCSPHSAARSPSTSPVSVTGKKGFAELKDNESTEMDGDKSCPLVAEGEGPVVMGGENPEQCLNSSDLL, encoded by the exons ATGGATGTGAAGGAAAACCCCATCGATCAAGACCTGTCACTGGCTGTGGTTCTgcctgatggagaggagaggatgaccACAGTCCACGGAAG CAAACCCCTGATGGATCTGTTAGTGACGCTTTGCGCCAAGTATCACCTGAATCCGTCCAGCTACACCTTAGAACTGGTGACCACAAACAGCAAGAACACCAAACTCAAGCCCAATGTCTTGATCGGGACGCTGGACGTGGAAAAGATCCTACTGAAACCCAAAGGggaggataaaaataaaaagacaggcCCCCAGATGCCCGAG GCAACCGTTCGGATGGTGATAAACTACAAGAGGGCGCAGAAGACGATCCTTCGGGTCAGCCCTCGGGTCCCCCTGGCTGATCACCTGCCAGCCATCTGCGAGAAATGTGAATTTGATGTAGAGTCCACAGTTCTGTTGAGAGATGTCCAGTCACTGTCCCCTCTGGAcctgtcctgctctctgaaTGATTATGCAATAAGGGAGGTTTACGCAAGAGACACCAAAA GACAGTCGGCCTCTCCTGTGTCTCCAGTCTCATGTCATGCAG tGTTTCCAAGCAAAGACAAAACtcaaaaggaagaagaaaacaaaggccTTTTCAGCAAATTtagaaagagcaggaaaaagtcCGAGCAG GAAACAGCGGTCAGTGCTCCAGCTTCTCCCGTGCTGGTGAGCAAACCTCGACCACTCAGCATGGCCTTACCGAGCTCAAATGCGTGTCTGCTCGGCTCTACCACCGTGCTCGGCGACGTGCCGAAAAAGAGACGCGCTCCCCCACCTCCGGTGGTCGTGTCTCAGGGCTGCTCGGACATCAGCCCACGGCGGAGGATCAACTCTGAGCCCAACACCCGACTGGAGCTTGATCAG GTGGCCGGTTTAAGTCGTGGATCCTCCGCTGAGTCTTCACTCAAGAGGGCAAAACGCAAagctcctctgcctcccacaACCTCGAGTCCTTCTGACCAAGAAACCATTCCCATGAAAGAGAATTCACAAG GAGGTGCAGCCGCTAACCCACTGGAGGAGATCATGGAGCAAGAGGAGACCAATGTCCCGCTCACGGCTGCAGCTGCAAGTGATACCCAGGAAGAAGCGAGCAGCTTCAGCAAATCTGCAGAAGTTTCGCCGCCTTCCCCGTCTCCAGACGCTGACCTTCCCAGCACCGTAGCAATGGAAAGCAATGGAGAGGATCAGTGTGAAGATCTGCCCTCTGGCGACAA acacctgcagaacacagagGATGAGTCTGCATCTCCAGATGAAGTCAGGACTGAGGACGCAGGTGCGTCTGAGACAACAGATACCA ATAATGCGCCCTGCCAACTTGAAAATGGAATTCAAGAGGCCGAGTGTGAAGAGCCTGAAGGTGTGATAGACGATTGCAGCGCCGCCACCTGCAGCCTGCCTCCACCACTGGTGCAAGGTGCTGAAGCACAGTACTCCCTTGAGACAAGGCCTGACATCCCCTGCGAGCAGATCGATGAGACCCCGGTGATGCCGGGCACGCCATGTCCCAGTGGCGAGGACGCTCAGGAGCAGACTGGTGTCACAACCCTTTCTCTGCCACCGCAGGAAAATGTGGAAGAAGCTCCTTCCTTGGCAAATATCCCTGCTTTTGAATCAGCGGAAAAGAAAGATATAGCCACTTCAACAGGGGAACTAGAGAGGCCTGACCTCAAGGGTGTCTCATCTCACACCTCAGGGATCTCATCATGCCAAGATCCATCACAAAGTCCCACTGATGCGGTGATGTCACCGTCTATTTATGCCACAAACTCTGAGCCAAAGCCTAAGCCTTCCAATGAACTGACAAGGGACTACATTCCCAAGGTGGGAATGACGACGTATACTATTGTACCCCAGAAATCTCTGGAGAAACTAAGATATTTTGAAGTTGCACTGACACTGGAACGGCCAAGCGCCACTGTTGAGAAGGGAATCGATATTAGTTCTCTTAGCCTGGAGGACAGCACGGCACCGAGAGGACAGCCCGATGTCTCGATAGAACAGAGCAAGCTGCAATCTACTTCATGCAGGGGGGACTTCCTGAATAGTACTACTGCTACTCCCCATGACACTGTTAATGCAAGTCCACCTGGACCCATCCATTCCTCATCCTCGGCAGTAGATGGGGTGCATCCAGGTTCACCCACCGAGGTCAAGCAGGTGAAAATCCCACCTGCGACCAAACCCAAACCAGCGTCTTTCCGCTTGACACAGCACAAGAAAACACCCGGGTATTACGTCACGTCGGCGGTGGTGAAGAGCCTCAATGCCAGTTCTGGGTCTGGCCTCAGGGGGGCTCCAGAGAGAGCACAGCTCCCATCCCCTCCACGCCCACCTCTGCTTCCAGGGACGTCTCTGGATGAAACCTCAGGGGCCCACATTGCTGAGCTGAGTCCCAAACAGGACAAGATGGCGAGAATAAGCAGGCAAAGCAGCTTACCGGCAAAACCTCTCAATGCAGGCCTGAGTCTAGAAAAGCTACGGAGTTTTGCGGCGCCGAGACCGTTTTGTCCTGCCACCCCGTCCCGATTTGCGCAGGCTGTGTCGTCGGCCGTGAAAAGGAGCCAATCCCTGTCTCACTCGCCCAAGTCACCCTGCTCGCCACATTCGGCGGCCCGCTCCCCAAGCACAAGTCCCGTGTCAGTCACGGGAAAGAAAGGATTTGCTGAGCTTAAG GACAATGAAAGTACAGAGATGGATGGTGACAAAAGCTGCCCTCTGGTCGCGGAGGGTGAAGGACCTGTTGTAATGGGAGGAGAGAATCCGGAGCAGTGCCTTAATTCCTCCGATCTACTGTAA
- the slc38a11 gene encoding putative sodium-coupled neutral amino acid transporter 11, producing MAQQLKNEEGATLIPPPKISASRRSAISAAFNFINSIIGSGILGLPYALSQAGLPLGLLFLIIVAFITDYSIILLIKGGNLSGTNSYQALVQSTFGFPGFLVLSALQFLYPFIAMISYNITTGDTLTKVFQRIPGVGPGHVLAERHFVILLSTVAFTLPLSLYRNIEKLGKVSLLSMVLTMAILITVIIRAATLGPQIPPTEDAWVFAKANAIQAAGIMSFAFICHHNSFLIYGSLEQPTIASWTRVTHVSVGSALIISAAFAVAGYTTFTGYTQGDIFENYCKDDNLATFGRFCFGLSIVTTFPLECFVTREVLSNVLCCRELTRAEHAGLTVLIVTACTSMSLAFDCLGVVLELNGVLSATPLIFIIPSACFLKLSPGRWFQGENLIPSILILTGVFVMITGLTMTGLYPQDCSHGVEMFYCADANVSGTVPPA from the exons ATGGCTCAGCAG CTGAAAAATGAAGAAGGCGCGACGTTAATTCCTCCGCCAAAAATCTCCGCGTCCCGGAGGTCAGCGATATCCGCGGCTTTCAATTTCATTAATTCCATCATCGGATCCGGAATTTTAG GGCTGCCGTATGCACTGAGCCAGGCAGGACTCCCGCTCGGCCTTCTGTTTCTCATCATCGTTGCCTTCATCACAG ATTACTCCATAATCCTGCTGATAAAAGGAGGCAACCTGTCAGGGACCAACAGCTATCAGGCGCTGGTGCAGAGTACCTTTGGATTCCCTGGGTTCCTGGTCCTCTCTGCGCTACAGTTCCTTTACCCTTTCATCG CGATGATCAGCTACAACATCACAACTGGTGACACGCTGACCAAAGTGTTCCAGAGAATCCCAGGAG TGGGTCCGGGACACGTCCTCGCCGAGCGCCACTTTGTGATCTTACTGTCGACGGTGGCGTTCACGTTGCCTCTGTCTCTCTACAGGAACATAGAGAAGCTCGGGAAG GTGTCCCTGCTGTCGATGGTGCTGACCATGGCCATCCTCATCACCGTGATCATCAGAGCTGCCACGTTAGGCCCCCAAAT CCCCCCCACAGAGGATGCATGGGTGTTTGCAAAGGCAAATGCAATTCAAGCAGCTGGAATTATGTCTTTTG CCTTTATCTGCCACCACAACAGTTTTCTTATCTACGGCTCTCTGGAACAGCCAACCATAGCCAGCTGGACGCGGGTCACCCATGTGTCAGTGGGCTCTGCTTTGATAATCAGCGCTGCGTTTGCAGTTGCTGGTTACACCACATTCACTGGCTACACTCAAG GAGACATATTTGAGAACTACTGCAAGGATGACAACCTGGCAACATTTGGGCGCTTCTGCTTCGGCCTCAGCATCGTGACCACGTTTCCTCTGGAGTGTTTCGTTACACGAGAG GTGCTATCTAATGTGCTTTGCTGTAGGGAGCTGACCAGAGCTGAACATGCAGGCCTGACTGTGCTCATAGTGACAGCGTGCACATCCATGTCTTTGGCTTTCGACTGTCTGGGTGTAGTTTTGGAGCTGAAT GGTGTTCTGAGTGCCACTCCACTGATCTTCATCATTCCATCTGCATGCTTCCTCAAACTGTCCCCTGGACGGTGGTTTCAGGGTGAAAACCTGATACCGTCTATCCTGATTTTAACCGGCGTGTTTGTCATGATCACCGGTTTGACCATGACTGGGCTGTACCCACAAGACTGTTCCCACGGGGTGGAAATGTTCTACTGTGCAGATGCTAATGTGTCTGGCACGGTGCCGCCTGCATGA
- the cobll1b gene encoding cordon-bleu protein-like 1b isoform X1 codes for MEADNCTEKRISSWALVKPMSLDMDDHGALPRPRSTGLRVSAKSKAPSPPGLKTLESSDLSQWYAGGPHLTMDVKENPIDQDLSLAVVLPDGEERMTTVHGSKPLMDLLVTLCAKYHLNPSSYTLELVTTNSKNTKLKPNVLIGTLDVEKILLKPKGEDKNKKTGPQMPEATVRMVINYKRAQKTILRVSPRVPLADHLPAICEKCEFDVESTVLLRDVQSLSPLDLSCSLNDYAIREVYARDTKRQSASPVSPVSCHAVFPSKDKTQKEEENKGLFSKFRKSRKKSEQETAVSAPASPVLVSKPRPLSMALPSSNACLLGSTTVLGDVPKKRRAPPPPVVVSQGCSDISPRRRINSEPNTRLELDQVAGLSRGSSAESSLKRAKRKAPLPPTTSSPSDQETIPMKENSQGGAAANPLEEIMEQEETNVPLTAAAASDTQEEASSFSKSAEVSPPSPSPDADLPSTVAMESNGEDQCEDLPSGDKHLQNTEDESASPDEVRTEDAGASETTDTNNAPCQLENGIQEAECEEPEGVIDDCSAATCSLPPPLVQGAEAQYSLETRPDIPCEQIDETPVMPGTPCPSGEDAQEQTGVTTLSLPPQENVEEAPSLANIPAFESAEKKDIATSTGELERPDLKGVSSHTSGISSCQDPSQSPTDAVMSPSIYATNSEPKPKPSNELTRDYIPKVGMTTYTIVPQKSLEKLRYFEVALTLERPSATVEKGIDISSLSLEDSTAPRGQPDVSIEQSKLQSTSCRGDFLNSTTATPHDTVNASPPGPIHSSSSAVDGVHPGSPTEVKQVKIPPATKPKPASFRLTQHKKTPGYYVTSAVVKSLNASSGSGLRGAPERAQLPSPPRPPLLPGTSLDETSGAHIAELSPKQDKMARISRQSSLPAKPLNAGLSLEKLRSFAAPRPFCPATPSRFAQAVSSAVKRSQSLSHSPKSPCSPHSAARSPSTSPVSVTGKKGFAELKDNESTEMDGDKSCPLVAEGEGPVVMGGENPEQCLNSSDLL; via the exons ATGGAAGCTGACAACTGCACCGAAAAGCGCATAAGTTCATG GGCTTTAGTTAAACCGATGAGTTTGGACATGGATGATCACGGAGCCCTTCCCCGTCCACGGAGCACTGGGCTGAG GGTCTCCGCCAAAAGCAAAGCCCCGTCTCCCCCAGGACTAAAGACGCTGGAGTCCTCCGACCTGTCCCAGTGGTATGCAGGAGGCCCCCATCTAACCATGGATGTGAAGGAAAACCCCATCGATCAAGACCTGTCACTGGCTGTGGTTCTgcctgatggagaggagaggatgaccACAGTCCACGGAAG CAAACCCCTGATGGATCTGTTAGTGACGCTTTGCGCCAAGTATCACCTGAATCCGTCCAGCTACACCTTAGAACTGGTGACCACAAACAGCAAGAACACCAAACTCAAGCCCAATGTCTTGATCGGGACGCTGGACGTGGAAAAGATCCTACTGAAACCCAAAGGggaggataaaaataaaaagacaggcCCCCAGATGCCCGAG GCAACCGTTCGGATGGTGATAAACTACAAGAGGGCGCAGAAGACGATCCTTCGGGTCAGCCCTCGGGTCCCCCTGGCTGATCACCTGCCAGCCATCTGCGAGAAATGTGAATTTGATGTAGAGTCCACAGTTCTGTTGAGAGATGTCCAGTCACTGTCCCCTCTGGAcctgtcctgctctctgaaTGATTATGCAATAAGGGAGGTTTACGCAAGAGACACCAAAA GACAGTCGGCCTCTCCTGTGTCTCCAGTCTCATGTCATGCAG tGTTTCCAAGCAAAGACAAAACtcaaaaggaagaagaaaacaaaggccTTTTCAGCAAATTtagaaagagcaggaaaaagtcCGAGCAG GAAACAGCGGTCAGTGCTCCAGCTTCTCCCGTGCTGGTGAGCAAACCTCGACCACTCAGCATGGCCTTACCGAGCTCAAATGCGTGTCTGCTCGGCTCTACCACCGTGCTCGGCGACGTGCCGAAAAAGAGACGCGCTCCCCCACCTCCGGTGGTCGTGTCTCAGGGCTGCTCGGACATCAGCCCACGGCGGAGGATCAACTCTGAGCCCAACACCCGACTGGAGCTTGATCAG GTGGCCGGTTTAAGTCGTGGATCCTCCGCTGAGTCTTCACTCAAGAGGGCAAAACGCAAagctcctctgcctcccacaACCTCGAGTCCTTCTGACCAAGAAACCATTCCCATGAAAGAGAATTCACAAG GAGGTGCAGCCGCTAACCCACTGGAGGAGATCATGGAGCAAGAGGAGACCAATGTCCCGCTCACGGCTGCAGCTGCAAGTGATACCCAGGAAGAAGCGAGCAGCTTCAGCAAATCTGCAGAAGTTTCGCCGCCTTCCCCGTCTCCAGACGCTGACCTTCCCAGCACCGTAGCAATGGAAAGCAATGGAGAGGATCAGTGTGAAGATCTGCCCTCTGGCGACAA acacctgcagaacacagagGATGAGTCTGCATCTCCAGATGAAGTCAGGACTGAGGACGCAGGTGCGTCTGAGACAACAGATACCA ATAATGCGCCCTGCCAACTTGAAAATGGAATTCAAGAGGCCGAGTGTGAAGAGCCTGAAGGTGTGATAGACGATTGCAGCGCCGCCACCTGCAGCCTGCCTCCACCACTGGTGCAAGGTGCTGAAGCACAGTACTCCCTTGAGACAAGGCCTGACATCCCCTGCGAGCAGATCGATGAGACCCCGGTGATGCCGGGCACGCCATGTCCCAGTGGCGAGGACGCTCAGGAGCAGACTGGTGTCACAACCCTTTCTCTGCCACCGCAGGAAAATGTGGAAGAAGCTCCTTCCTTGGCAAATATCCCTGCTTTTGAATCAGCGGAAAAGAAAGATATAGCCACTTCAACAGGGGAACTAGAGAGGCCTGACCTCAAGGGTGTCTCATCTCACACCTCAGGGATCTCATCATGCCAAGATCCATCACAAAGTCCCACTGATGCGGTGATGTCACCGTCTATTTATGCCACAAACTCTGAGCCAAAGCCTAAGCCTTCCAATGAACTGACAAGGGACTACATTCCCAAGGTGGGAATGACGACGTATACTATTGTACCCCAGAAATCTCTGGAGAAACTAAGATATTTTGAAGTTGCACTGACACTGGAACGGCCAAGCGCCACTGTTGAGAAGGGAATCGATATTAGTTCTCTTAGCCTGGAGGACAGCACGGCACCGAGAGGACAGCCCGATGTCTCGATAGAACAGAGCAAGCTGCAATCTACTTCATGCAGGGGGGACTTCCTGAATAGTACTACTGCTACTCCCCATGACACTGTTAATGCAAGTCCACCTGGACCCATCCATTCCTCATCCTCGGCAGTAGATGGGGTGCATCCAGGTTCACCCACCGAGGTCAAGCAGGTGAAAATCCCACCTGCGACCAAACCCAAACCAGCGTCTTTCCGCTTGACACAGCACAAGAAAACACCCGGGTATTACGTCACGTCGGCGGTGGTGAAGAGCCTCAATGCCAGTTCTGGGTCTGGCCTCAGGGGGGCTCCAGAGAGAGCACAGCTCCCATCCCCTCCACGCCCACCTCTGCTTCCAGGGACGTCTCTGGATGAAACCTCAGGGGCCCACATTGCTGAGCTGAGTCCCAAACAGGACAAGATGGCGAGAATAAGCAGGCAAAGCAGCTTACCGGCAAAACCTCTCAATGCAGGCCTGAGTCTAGAAAAGCTACGGAGTTTTGCGGCGCCGAGACCGTTTTGTCCTGCCACCCCGTCCCGATTTGCGCAGGCTGTGTCGTCGGCCGTGAAAAGGAGCCAATCCCTGTCTCACTCGCCCAAGTCACCCTGCTCGCCACATTCGGCGGCCCGCTCCCCAAGCACAAGTCCCGTGTCAGTCACGGGAAAGAAAGGATTTGCTGAGCTTAAG GACAATGAAAGTACAGAGATGGATGGTGACAAAAGCTGCCCTCTGGTCGCGGAGGGTGAAGGACCTGTTGTAATGGGAGGAGAGAATCCGGAGCAGTGCCTTAATTCCTCCGATCTACTGTAA
- the cobll1b gene encoding cordon-bleu protein-like 1b isoform X2: MEADNCTEKRISSWVSAKSKAPSPPGLKTLESSDLSQWYAGGPHLTMDVKENPIDQDLSLAVVLPDGEERMTTVHGSKPLMDLLVTLCAKYHLNPSSYTLELVTTNSKNTKLKPNVLIGTLDVEKILLKPKGEDKNKKTGPQMPEATVRMVINYKRAQKTILRVSPRVPLADHLPAICEKCEFDVESTVLLRDVQSLSPLDLSCSLNDYAIREVYARDTKRQSASPVSPVSCHAVFPSKDKTQKEEENKGLFSKFRKSRKKSEQETAVSAPASPVLVSKPRPLSMALPSSNACLLGSTTVLGDVPKKRRAPPPPVVVSQGCSDISPRRRINSEPNTRLELDQVAGLSRGSSAESSLKRAKRKAPLPPTTSSPSDQETIPMKENSQGGAAANPLEEIMEQEETNVPLTAAAASDTQEEASSFSKSAEVSPPSPSPDADLPSTVAMESNGEDQCEDLPSGDKHLQNTEDESASPDEVRTEDAGASETTDTNNAPCQLENGIQEAECEEPEGVIDDCSAATCSLPPPLVQGAEAQYSLETRPDIPCEQIDETPVMPGTPCPSGEDAQEQTGVTTLSLPPQENVEEAPSLANIPAFESAEKKDIATSTGELERPDLKGVSSHTSGISSCQDPSQSPTDAVMSPSIYATNSEPKPKPSNELTRDYIPKVGMTTYTIVPQKSLEKLRYFEVALTLERPSATVEKGIDISSLSLEDSTAPRGQPDVSIEQSKLQSTSCRGDFLNSTTATPHDTVNASPPGPIHSSSSAVDGVHPGSPTEVKQVKIPPATKPKPASFRLTQHKKTPGYYVTSAVVKSLNASSGSGLRGAPERAQLPSPPRPPLLPGTSLDETSGAHIAELSPKQDKMARISRQSSLPAKPLNAGLSLEKLRSFAAPRPFCPATPSRFAQAVSSAVKRSQSLSHSPKSPCSPHSAARSPSTSPVSVTGKKGFAELKDNESTEMDGDKSCPLVAEGEGPVVMGGENPEQCLNSSDLL; encoded by the exons ATGGAAGCTGACAACTGCACCGAAAAGCGCATAAGTTCATG GGTCTCCGCCAAAAGCAAAGCCCCGTCTCCCCCAGGACTAAAGACGCTGGAGTCCTCCGACCTGTCCCAGTGGTATGCAGGAGGCCCCCATCTAACCATGGATGTGAAGGAAAACCCCATCGATCAAGACCTGTCACTGGCTGTGGTTCTgcctgatggagaggagaggatgaccACAGTCCACGGAAG CAAACCCCTGATGGATCTGTTAGTGACGCTTTGCGCCAAGTATCACCTGAATCCGTCCAGCTACACCTTAGAACTGGTGACCACAAACAGCAAGAACACCAAACTCAAGCCCAATGTCTTGATCGGGACGCTGGACGTGGAAAAGATCCTACTGAAACCCAAAGGggaggataaaaataaaaagacaggcCCCCAGATGCCCGAG GCAACCGTTCGGATGGTGATAAACTACAAGAGGGCGCAGAAGACGATCCTTCGGGTCAGCCCTCGGGTCCCCCTGGCTGATCACCTGCCAGCCATCTGCGAGAAATGTGAATTTGATGTAGAGTCCACAGTTCTGTTGAGAGATGTCCAGTCACTGTCCCCTCTGGAcctgtcctgctctctgaaTGATTATGCAATAAGGGAGGTTTACGCAAGAGACACCAAAA GACAGTCGGCCTCTCCTGTGTCTCCAGTCTCATGTCATGCAG tGTTTCCAAGCAAAGACAAAACtcaaaaggaagaagaaaacaaaggccTTTTCAGCAAATTtagaaagagcaggaaaaagtcCGAGCAG GAAACAGCGGTCAGTGCTCCAGCTTCTCCCGTGCTGGTGAGCAAACCTCGACCACTCAGCATGGCCTTACCGAGCTCAAATGCGTGTCTGCTCGGCTCTACCACCGTGCTCGGCGACGTGCCGAAAAAGAGACGCGCTCCCCCACCTCCGGTGGTCGTGTCTCAGGGCTGCTCGGACATCAGCCCACGGCGGAGGATCAACTCTGAGCCCAACACCCGACTGGAGCTTGATCAG GTGGCCGGTTTAAGTCGTGGATCCTCCGCTGAGTCTTCACTCAAGAGGGCAAAACGCAAagctcctctgcctcccacaACCTCGAGTCCTTCTGACCAAGAAACCATTCCCATGAAAGAGAATTCACAAG GAGGTGCAGCCGCTAACCCACTGGAGGAGATCATGGAGCAAGAGGAGACCAATGTCCCGCTCACGGCTGCAGCTGCAAGTGATACCCAGGAAGAAGCGAGCAGCTTCAGCAAATCTGCAGAAGTTTCGCCGCCTTCCCCGTCTCCAGACGCTGACCTTCCCAGCACCGTAGCAATGGAAAGCAATGGAGAGGATCAGTGTGAAGATCTGCCCTCTGGCGACAA acacctgcagaacacagagGATGAGTCTGCATCTCCAGATGAAGTCAGGACTGAGGACGCAGGTGCGTCTGAGACAACAGATACCA ATAATGCGCCCTGCCAACTTGAAAATGGAATTCAAGAGGCCGAGTGTGAAGAGCCTGAAGGTGTGATAGACGATTGCAGCGCCGCCACCTGCAGCCTGCCTCCACCACTGGTGCAAGGTGCTGAAGCACAGTACTCCCTTGAGACAAGGCCTGACATCCCCTGCGAGCAGATCGATGAGACCCCGGTGATGCCGGGCACGCCATGTCCCAGTGGCGAGGACGCTCAGGAGCAGACTGGTGTCACAACCCTTTCTCTGCCACCGCAGGAAAATGTGGAAGAAGCTCCTTCCTTGGCAAATATCCCTGCTTTTGAATCAGCGGAAAAGAAAGATATAGCCACTTCAACAGGGGAACTAGAGAGGCCTGACCTCAAGGGTGTCTCATCTCACACCTCAGGGATCTCATCATGCCAAGATCCATCACAAAGTCCCACTGATGCGGTGATGTCACCGTCTATTTATGCCACAAACTCTGAGCCAAAGCCTAAGCCTTCCAATGAACTGACAAGGGACTACATTCCCAAGGTGGGAATGACGACGTATACTATTGTACCCCAGAAATCTCTGGAGAAACTAAGATATTTTGAAGTTGCACTGACACTGGAACGGCCAAGCGCCACTGTTGAGAAGGGAATCGATATTAGTTCTCTTAGCCTGGAGGACAGCACGGCACCGAGAGGACAGCCCGATGTCTCGATAGAACAGAGCAAGCTGCAATCTACTTCATGCAGGGGGGACTTCCTGAATAGTACTACTGCTACTCCCCATGACACTGTTAATGCAAGTCCACCTGGACCCATCCATTCCTCATCCTCGGCAGTAGATGGGGTGCATCCAGGTTCACCCACCGAGGTCAAGCAGGTGAAAATCCCACCTGCGACCAAACCCAAACCAGCGTCTTTCCGCTTGACACAGCACAAGAAAACACCCGGGTATTACGTCACGTCGGCGGTGGTGAAGAGCCTCAATGCCAGTTCTGGGTCTGGCCTCAGGGGGGCTCCAGAGAGAGCACAGCTCCCATCCCCTCCACGCCCACCTCTGCTTCCAGGGACGTCTCTGGATGAAACCTCAGGGGCCCACATTGCTGAGCTGAGTCCCAAACAGGACAAGATGGCGAGAATAAGCAGGCAAAGCAGCTTACCGGCAAAACCTCTCAATGCAGGCCTGAGTCTAGAAAAGCTACGGAGTTTTGCGGCGCCGAGACCGTTTTGTCCTGCCACCCCGTCCCGATTTGCGCAGGCTGTGTCGTCGGCCGTGAAAAGGAGCCAATCCCTGTCTCACTCGCCCAAGTCACCCTGCTCGCCACATTCGGCGGCCCGCTCCCCAAGCACAAGTCCCGTGTCAGTCACGGGAAAGAAAGGATTTGCTGAGCTTAAG GACAATGAAAGTACAGAGATGGATGGTGACAAAAGCTGCCCTCTGGTCGCGGAGGGTGAAGGACCTGTTGTAATGGGAGGAGAGAATCCGGAGCAGTGCCTTAATTCCTCCGATCTACTGTAA